A genomic segment from Methanoplanus limicola DSM 2279 encodes:
- the fhcD gene encoding formylmethanofuran--tetrahydromethanopterin N-formyltransferase: MELNGVKIDDNYAEAFPNWACRVIITAINEQWAIQAATEATGFATSAIGCPCEAGIEGAVDASETPDGRPGISVLFFAGGKKKLKEQVIERLAECVLTQPTTAVFDGMPDAEERIDVKLHFFGDGFEYKKEVGGRECWAIPIMNGEYIGEENFGIVKGVAGGNFFIMGENIPAALMAAESAVDAIMLVPGCMCSFPVVASGSKVGSNKYKFMPATTNEKYCPSIRDKVEGSLVPEGVGAVYEIVIDGVDEDSIKEATKAGIEAATMIPGIKFITAGNFGGSLGPFKFDLKEILGL, encoded by the coding sequence ATGGAACTCAATGGCGTAAAAATTGATGACAATTATGCAGAGGCATTCCCAAACTGGGCATGCAGAGTAATAATCACGGCAATTAATGAACAGTGGGCAATCCAGGCAGCAACCGAAGCAACAGGATTCGCAACATCAGCAATCGGATGTCCATGTGAAGCCGGAATTGAAGGTGCAGTTGATGCATCAGAGACCCCTGACGGCAGGCCCGGAATCTCCGTTCTCTTCTTTGCAGGAGGAAAAAAGAAGCTTAAGGAGCAGGTAATAGAGCGCCTCGCAGAATGTGTCCTGACACAGCCAACAACAGCAGTCTTTGATGGCATGCCTGACGCAGAAGAGAGAATTGATGTGAAACTCCACTTCTTCGGCGACGGATTCGAGTACAAAAAAGAAGTCGGCGGACGCGAATGCTGGGCAATTCCAATCATGAACGGAGAGTACATCGGAGAGGAGAACTTCGGAATTGTAAAAGGTGTCGCAGGCGGCAACTTCTTCATCATGGGTGAGAACATCCCCGCAGCACTCATGGCAGCAGAGTCAGCAGTGGATGCAATTATGCTTGTTCCAGGATGTATGTGCTCATTCCCAGTTGTAGCATCAGGCTCAAAGGTCGGTTCAAACAAGTACAAGTTCATGCCGGCAACAACAAACGAGAAGTACTGCCCGTCAATCCGTGACAAGGTAGAAGGGTCACTTGTACCTGAAGGTGTTGGTGCAGTTTATGAGATCGTCATTGACGGAGTTGACGAGGATTCAATAAAGGAAGCAACAAAGGCAGGCATTGAAGCCGCAACAATGATTCCGGGAATCAAATTCATCACCGCAGGAAACTTCGGCGGAAGCCTCGGCCCGTTCAAGTTCGATCTTAAAGAGATCCTTGGATTATAA
- a CDS encoding winged helix-turn-helix transcriptional regulator — MAHKNTAYNISGVKLVVLFTIWVLFLVVPASASYDEGYTITDSAVPGDYIDSSGTDSIRDFEDVPLWIKLSVMSGLFVSSLCFIKLVPFIGRILESKNPNLKRSNIMEFIHKNPGCTTTEIGRCTGLNTGTIRYHIRVLERERDVVSINTGHKLCYFQNKSRYGHDEMVFIAFCRNEKTKDIVRLIKDRPGISHNHISRIISLDKSTVNWHIRRLTDSGIVSSKKEGKFTRFFISEDMADIYRSC; from the coding sequence ATGGCACACAAAAATACTGCATATAATATATCCGGCGTGAAGCTTGTAGTGCTCTTCACTATATGGGTGCTGTTTCTGGTTGTCCCGGCATCTGCATCATATGATGAAGGGTATACTATTACAGATTCAGCTGTTCCGGGGGACTATATTGACTCTTCAGGAACTGACAGTATCAGGGATTTTGAAGATGTGCCGTTATGGATTAAATTATCTGTGATGTCGGGATTGTTTGTTTCATCACTCTGTTTCATAAAACTTGTTCCTTTTATCGGCAGGATACTGGAGAGTAAGAATCCGAATCTGAAAAGAAGTAATATTATGGAATTTATCCACAAAAATCCGGGTTGCACTACAACCGAAATAGGCAGATGTACAGGTCTAAACACAGGAACTATCAGGTATCATATCCGCGTGCTTGAAAGGGAAAGGGATGTTGTATCAATAAATACAGGGCATAAACTATGTTATTTCCAGAATAAATCCAGATATGGGCATGATGAGATGGTTTTTATTGCATTTTGCCGGAATGAGAAAACAAAGGATATTGTTCGTCTGATCAAAGACAGGCCTGGGATTTCACATAACCATATCTCCAGGATTATCAGTCTCGATAAGAGTACAGTTAACTGGCACATAAGGAGACTGACGGATTCCGGCATTGTAAGCTCCAAAAAAGAAGGTAAATTCACCAGGTTTTTTATCTCTGAAGATATGGCAGATATATACCGCAGTTGCTGA